A region of Mycolicibacterium brumae DNA encodes the following proteins:
- a CDS encoding NADH-quinone oxidoreductase subunit M, translated as MNLPLLTLLWAVPMLGAVAIIALPPSARDAVRWAGLAVTGAVLVIAGALAAGFDPAGAQFQFVEDHPWIPSFGTGYLLGVDGIALTLVLLTAALTPLLLIAGWNDAPDPRELNGRATHAYVALFLAVQSMVMISLVALDILLFYVFFEAMLIPMYFLIGGFGAGPRGERGRAAVKFLLYNLFGGLIMLAAVIGLYVVTANDPAFDAGTFDLRAIVAVVASGGLAVNPMLLHLLFGGFLFAFAVKAPLWPLHSWLPDAAVTSTPATAVLMMAIVDKVGTFGMLRYCLQVFPESSMLLRPLVITLAVIGIVYGAVLAIGQTDMMRLIAYTSISHFGFIILGIFVMTPQGQSGAALYMVNHGLSTAALFLIAGFLVSRRGSRMIADYGGVQKIAPVLAGAFLVAGMATLSLPGLAPFISEFLVLIGTFVNYPGAAVVASTALVLSAVYILWLYQRVMTGPTRPGVEAIGDLRSRELVVVAPLIAALLVLGFFPRPALEMINPAVNHTLSIVGEAR; from the coding sequence ATGAATCTTCCGCTGTTGACGCTGCTGTGGGCGGTCCCGATGCTCGGGGCCGTCGCGATCATCGCGCTGCCGCCGTCGGCGCGCGACGCGGTGCGCTGGGCCGGGCTCGCGGTCACCGGCGCGGTGCTGGTCATCGCCGGGGCGCTGGCCGCCGGTTTCGACCCGGCCGGCGCGCAGTTCCAGTTCGTCGAGGACCACCCGTGGATCCCGTCGTTCGGCACCGGGTACCTGCTCGGGGTGGACGGCATCGCGCTGACCCTGGTGCTGCTGACCGCGGCGCTGACCCCGCTGCTGCTGATCGCCGGCTGGAACGACGCCCCCGACCCCCGCGAACTGAACGGCCGGGCCACCCACGCCTACGTCGCGCTGTTCCTGGCGGTGCAGTCGATGGTGATGATTTCCCTTGTCGCGCTGGACATCCTGCTGTTCTACGTGTTCTTCGAGGCGATGCTCATCCCGATGTACTTCCTGATCGGCGGGTTCGGCGCCGGCCCGCGCGGCGAGCGGGGCCGCGCGGCGGTGAAGTTCCTGCTGTACAACCTGTTCGGCGGGCTGATCATGCTGGCCGCGGTGATCGGGTTGTATGTCGTCACCGCCAACGACCCGGCGTTCGACGCCGGCACTTTCGACCTGCGGGCGATCGTCGCGGTGGTCGCCTCCGGAGGGCTGGCGGTCAATCCGATGCTGCTGCACCTGCTGTTCGGCGGGTTCCTGTTCGCGTTCGCGGTCAAGGCGCCGCTGTGGCCGCTGCACAGTTGGCTGCCCGACGCGGCGGTCACCTCCACCCCGGCGACCGCGGTGCTGATGATGGCCATCGTCGACAAGGTCGGCACCTTCGGCATGCTGCGCTACTGCCTGCAGGTGTTCCCGGAAAGCTCAATGCTGCTGCGGCCGTTGGTGATCACCCTCGCGGTGATCGGCATCGTCTACGGCGCGGTGCTCGCGATCGGGCAGACCGACATGATGCGGCTGATCGCCTACACCTCGATCAGCCACTTCGGTTTCATCATCCTGGGCATCTTCGTGATGACCCCGCAGGGCCAATCCGGGGCCGCGTTGTACATGGTCAACCACGGGCTGAGCACCGCTGCGCTGTTCCTGATCGCCGGGTTCCTGGTCAGCCGGCGCGGCAGCCGGATGATCGCCGACTACGGCGGCGTGCAGAAGATCGCCCCGGTGCTGGCCGGCGCCTTCCTGGTCGCCGGGATGGCCACCCTGTCGCTGCCCGGCCTGGCGCCGTTCATCAGCGAATTCCTGGTGCTGATCGGCACGTTCGTGAACTACCCCGGCGCGGCGGTGGTGGCCAGCACGGCGCTGGTGCTCTCCGCGGTGTACATCCTGTGGCTCTACCAGCGGGTGATGACCGGCCCGACCCGCCCCGGCGTCGAGGCGATCGGCGACCTGCGCAGCCGCGAACTCGTCGTCGTCGCGCCGCTGATCGCGGCGCTGCTGGTGCTCGGCTTCTTCCCCAGACCCGCGCTGGAGATGATCAACCCCGCGGTCAACCACACGCTGAGCATTGTCGGTGAGGCCCGATGA
- the nuoN gene encoding NADH-quinone oxidoreductase subunit NuoN: MPTPDIEYRLLSPMLIVFGAAVIGVLAEAFAPKASRYLIQVTLGVGSLVAAGLAVTLVARDGSRAHSAVGGALALDPPALFCQGALVLLGILGLLLMAERVIPDIPRDGDGLDAFTPQASAAPGSVAEKQAGAAGVMQTEVFPLTMLSIGGMMMFVAANDLLALFVALEVLSLPLYVMCGLARRRRLASQEAALKYFLLGAFSSAILLYGSALLYGYAGTLSLPGIGEAVARGDGRTPLALLGAGLLLVGLLFKVGAVPFGSWVPDVYQGAPTAVTAFMGAAVKVAAFGALLRICYVALPGMDEAWKPVLWVVAILTMAVATIAAITQNDVKRMLAYSAVSHTGFILTGVIALNAAGLSGTLFYLFAYGFSTLGAFAVVGLVRSGGAEDTALERWAGLGRRYPVLGVVFSLFLFAFAGIPLTSGFVAKFAVFKAAGEGGALPLVVIGVIASAVAAYFYLRVIVLMFFTEAPEDPPVLARPSWSTAAVVAVTAGITFALGALPQPLLDLANAAAHFLR; the protein is encoded by the coding sequence ATGCCGACGCCGGATATCGAGTACCGGCTGCTGTCGCCGATGCTGATCGTGTTCGGCGCCGCGGTCATCGGGGTGCTGGCCGAGGCCTTCGCGCCGAAAGCCAGCCGGTACCTGATCCAGGTGACGCTCGGGGTGGGCTCGCTGGTCGCGGCCGGGCTCGCGGTGACGCTGGTCGCCCGAGACGGTTCACGCGCGCATTCGGCGGTGGGCGGGGCGCTGGCGCTGGACCCGCCGGCGCTGTTCTGCCAGGGCGCGCTGGTGCTGCTCGGGATCCTTGGGCTGTTGCTGATGGCCGAGCGGGTGATCCCCGACATCCCCCGCGACGGCGACGGGTTGGACGCGTTCACGCCGCAGGCCTCCGCCGCGCCCGGCAGCGTCGCGGAGAAGCAGGCCGGCGCGGCCGGGGTCATGCAGACCGAGGTCTTCCCGCTGACCATGCTGTCGATCGGCGGCATGATGATGTTCGTCGCCGCCAACGACCTACTTGCCCTGTTCGTGGCGCTGGAGGTGCTGTCGCTGCCGCTGTATGTGATGTGCGGCCTGGCCCGCCGGCGGCGGCTGGCGTCCCAGGAAGCGGCGCTGAAGTATTTCCTGCTGGGCGCTTTCTCGTCGGCGATCCTGCTGTACGGGTCGGCGCTGCTGTACGGCTACGCCGGCACCCTGTCGCTGCCCGGGATCGGCGAGGCCGTCGCCCGCGGCGACGGCCGCACCCCGCTGGCGTTGCTGGGCGCCGGGCTGCTGCTGGTCGGTCTGCTGTTCAAGGTCGGCGCGGTGCCGTTCGGCTCCTGGGTGCCCGACGTGTATCAGGGCGCCCCGACCGCGGTGACGGCGTTCATGGGCGCGGCGGTCAAGGTCGCCGCGTTCGGCGCACTGCTGCGGATCTGCTATGTCGCGCTGCCCGGGATGGACGAAGCCTGGAAGCCGGTGCTGTGGGTCGTCGCGATCCTCACCATGGCGGTGGCGACCATCGCGGCGATCACCCAGAACGACGTCAAGCGGATGCTGGCGTACTCGGCGGTCTCGCACACCGGGTTCATCCTCACCGGCGTGATCGCGCTGAACGCCGCGGGGCTGTCCGGCACGCTGTTCTACCTATTCGCCTACGGCTTCTCCACCCTGGGCGCGTTCGCGGTGGTCGGCCTGGTCCGCTCCGGCGGCGCCGAGGACACCGCGCTGGAACGCTGGGCCGGCCTGGGCCGGCGCTACCCGGTGCTGGGCGTGGTGTTCTCGCTGTTTTTGTTCGCGTTCGCCGGCATCCCGCTGACCAGTGGATTTGTCGCCAAGTTCGCGGTGTTCAAGGCCGCCGGCGAGGGCGGCGCGCTGCCGCTGGTGGTGATCGGCGTGATCGCCAGCGCGGTCGCCGCGTACTTCTATCTACGGGTGATCGTCCTGATGTTCTTCACCGAGGCGCCCGAGGATCCCCCGGTGCTGGCCCGGCCCAGCTGGTCCACCGCAGCCGTCGTCGCGGTGACCGCGGGCATCACCTTCGCCCTCGGCGCGCTGCCGCAGCCGCTGCTGGACCTGGCGAACGCGGCGGCGCACTTCCTGCGTTAA
- a CDS encoding zinc-binding dehydrogenase encodes MKAVSCLQGELSVVELPDPRPERGQLLLEVRRCGICGSDLHARSHTDDLYETLKGGGYEGAMRADTPTVLGHEFVGEVLETGPKVGGFRPGALVVAMPIRKLNDAGQMIGFCPDAPGGYAERTLAQAAFSFAVPNGLDVDIAAMTEPMAVALHAVNRAGIGGGDTAVVIGCGPVGLGIIAQLKVKGVKKIIASDFSPARRALAAQLGAHVVVDPSEGSVYDLLTDGFITNPQQMWDFGIDTLDNLRRIPAWERLYWVADKFGAADPKRPIIFECVGVPGMIEGICASAPLATRVVVAGVCMETDHFRPAMAIGKEIDLRFTFGYTPLEFRDTLHMLADGKLDVAPLITGRVGLGGVANAFDALGDPETHAKILIDPASDAVEP; translated from the coding sequence ATGAAAGCCGTGAGCTGTTTGCAGGGTGAACTGTCCGTCGTCGAACTGCCCGACCCGCGGCCCGAACGCGGCCAGCTGCTGCTGGAGGTCCGCCGCTGCGGCATCTGCGGCTCGGACCTGCACGCGCGCTCGCACACCGATGACCTGTACGAGACGCTCAAGGGCGGCGGCTACGAGGGCGCCATGCGCGCCGACACCCCGACCGTGCTGGGCCACGAGTTTGTCGGCGAGGTGCTGGAGACCGGCCCCAAGGTCGGTGGTTTCCGCCCCGGCGCTCTCGTGGTCGCGATGCCGATCCGCAAACTCAACGACGCCGGTCAGATGATCGGGTTCTGCCCGGACGCCCCGGGCGGATACGCCGAGCGGACGCTGGCCCAGGCGGCGTTCAGTTTCGCGGTTCCCAACGGCCTGGACGTCGACATCGCCGCGATGACCGAGCCGATGGCGGTGGCGCTGCACGCGGTCAACCGCGCCGGCATCGGCGGCGGCGACACCGCGGTGGTGATCGGGTGCGGACCCGTCGGGCTGGGCATCATCGCCCAGTTGAAGGTCAAGGGCGTCAAGAAGATCATCGCCAGTGATTTCTCGCCGGCCCGGCGCGCGCTGGCGGCCCAACTCGGCGCGCACGTCGTCGTCGACCCGTCCGAGGGGTCGGTCTACGACCTGCTCACCGACGGCTTCATCACCAACCCGCAGCAGATGTGGGACTTCGGCATCGACACCCTGGACAACCTGCGCCGGATCCCGGCCTGGGAGCGTCTCTACTGGGTGGCCGACAAGTTCGGGGCCGCGGATCCGAAGCGCCCGATCATCTTCGAGTGCGTCGGCGTCCCCGGCATGATCGAGGGCATCTGCGCCAGCGCGCCGCTGGCGACCCGCGTGGTGGTGGCCGGCGTCTGCATGGAGACCGACCACTTCCGCCCCGCCATGGCGATCGGCAAGGAGATCGACCTGCGGTTCACCTTCGGCTACACCCCGCTGGAGTTCCGCGACACCCTGCACATGCTCGCCGACGGCAAACTCGACGTCGCGCCGCTGATCACCGGACGCGTCGGGCTGGGCGGGGTGGCCAATGCGTTCGACGCGCTCGGCGACCCCGAGACGCACGCCAAGATCCTGATCGACCCGGCCAGCGACGCCGTCGAGCCGTAA
- a CDS encoding NADPH:quinone oxidoreductase family protein, translated as MRAIQVTRLDGPGAVELNEVPDPTPTGDQILVDVHAAGVAFPDALLTRGLYQYKPELPFTPSGEIAGVVRSAPDGAAVKPGDRVLGITMLGSGLAESIVLDPAQVFALPDNVSFEAGAGLLFNDLTVLFALRTRGRLMPGETVLVHGAAGGIGTSALRLAPALGAGRTIAVVSTEAKAEIARAAGADDVVFADGFRDQVAELTGGRGVDVIVDPVGGDRFTDSLRSLAPAGRVLVLGFTAGEIPTVKVNRLLLNNIDVIGVGWGAWAMRNPGYLAEQWDEYSALLAAGRVSAPTPQVFPFEQAGEAIAAMENRTALGKIVVRVR; from the coding sequence ATGCGCGCGATCCAGGTGACCCGACTCGACGGGCCGGGCGCCGTCGAACTCAACGAAGTGCCCGACCCGACCCCCACCGGCGATCAGATCCTGGTCGACGTGCACGCGGCCGGTGTCGCGTTCCCCGACGCGCTGTTGACCCGGGGGCTCTACCAGTACAAGCCCGAGCTGCCGTTCACGCCGAGCGGCGAGATCGCCGGGGTGGTGCGCAGCGCCCCCGACGGCGCGGCGGTCAAGCCCGGGGACCGGGTGCTGGGTATAACCATGCTGGGATCCGGGCTGGCGGAGTCGATCGTGCTGGACCCGGCGCAGGTGTTCGCACTGCCGGACAATGTGTCCTTCGAGGCCGGCGCCGGACTGTTGTTCAACGATCTGACGGTGCTGTTCGCGCTGCGCACCCGCGGCCGGTTGATGCCCGGCGAGACGGTGCTGGTGCACGGCGCGGCCGGCGGCATCGGCACCTCCGCGCTGCGGCTGGCCCCCGCCCTGGGCGCCGGGCGCACCATCGCGGTGGTCTCCACCGAGGCCAAGGCGGAGATCGCCCGGGCCGCAGGCGCCGATGACGTGGTGTTCGCCGACGGCTTCCGCGACCAGGTGGCCGAGCTGACCGGCGGGCGCGGCGTGGATGTGATCGTCGACCCGGTCGGCGGCGACCGGTTCACCGACTCGCTGCGCAGCCTGGCCCCGGCCGGGCGCGTCCTGGTGCTCGGCTTCACCGCCGGGGAGATCCCGACGGTGAAGGTGAACCGGTTGCTGCTCAACAATATTGACGTGATCGGTGTCGGCTGGGGCGCGTGGGCGATGCGCAATCCCGGGTATCTGGCCGAGCAGTGGGACGAGTACAGCGCGCTGCTCGCCGCCGGCAGGGTGTCCGCGCCGACGCCGCAGGTCTTCCCGTTCGAACAGGCCGGCGAGGCGATCGCCGCGATGGAGAACCGCACCGCCCTGGGCAAGATCGTCGTGCGGGTGCGATGA
- a CDS encoding flavin monoamine oxidase family protein, with the protein MTAEQVDVVIVGAGFSGLAAARRLTAQGHSVIVLEGRDRVGGRSWTGEIAGVPLDLGASFVGPTQDAVLALAAEMDCPTTPTFHHGKNVINWRGRTRSYRGTIPKMSPVVLADLARLRVQLDRLGRGIPVDQPWTAPDAARLDAMSLRDWMSSKRATRSTMDLMSITARVVWGADIGSISALHAALYIKAAGGLDRLLDVSGGAQQDRFLDGTQQIAQRVADELGDRVRLSRVVKQINRDERGVLVRCADAPADANTGTDADTDDDGHIRASTAILAIPPQHRAGIDFSPALPPEHQRLTRCWPQGRLSKAFAVYEYPFWRTDGLSGEGVSDTGPVLITFDMSPSAAGPGVLLGFVDPAHFDDEEPRVRRERTLAGFARLFGERARHPVDYLDQRWGAEEFAPGGPTAAVPAGSWTGVGPWLRKPLGPIFWAGTETSDVWPGYLDGAVRAGHRAADEVSAWLARPV; encoded by the coding sequence ATGACCGCTGAGCAGGTCGACGTCGTCATCGTCGGCGCCGGCTTCTCCGGTCTGGCCGCCGCCCGGCGACTGACCGCGCAAGGCCACAGCGTCATTGTGCTCGAGGGCCGCGACAGGGTGGGCGGACGGTCCTGGACCGGTGAAATCGCCGGTGTGCCATTGGATTTGGGCGCGTCATTCGTCGGCCCCACTCAGGACGCAGTGCTCGCGCTGGCCGCCGAGATGGATTGCCCGACCACGCCGACGTTCCACCACGGCAAGAATGTCATCAACTGGCGCGGGCGGACGCGCAGCTACCGCGGGACCATCCCGAAAATGTCACCGGTCGTGCTGGCCGACCTCGCCCGGCTGCGCGTTCAGCTGGACCGGCTGGGGCGCGGCATCCCCGTCGATCAGCCCTGGACCGCTCCGGACGCCGCGCGGTTGGACGCAATGTCGTTGCGGGACTGGATGTCATCCAAACGCGCGACCCGGTCCACGATGGACCTGATGTCGATCACCGCGCGGGTCGTCTGGGGCGCCGATATCGGGTCGATCTCGGCCCTGCACGCCGCGCTGTACATCAAGGCCGCGGGCGGGCTGGACCGCCTGCTCGACGTGTCCGGCGGCGCCCAGCAGGATCGATTCCTCGATGGCACGCAACAGATCGCTCAGCGTGTGGCCGACGAACTCGGCGACCGGGTGCGTCTGTCCCGAGTGGTGAAGCAGATCAACCGCGACGAGCGCGGTGTGCTGGTGCGCTGCGCCGACGCGCCCGCCGATGCCAATACCGGTACCGATGCCGATACCGATGACGACGGTCACATCCGGGCCAGCACCGCCATCTTGGCGATTCCTCCGCAGCACCGCGCCGGGATCGACTTCTCCCCCGCGCTCCCGCCGGAACATCAGCGGCTGACCCGCTGCTGGCCGCAGGGCAGACTTTCCAAGGCGTTCGCGGTCTACGAGTACCCGTTCTGGCGGACCGACGGGCTGTCCGGGGAAGGCGTCTCGGACACCGGACCGGTGCTGATCACCTTCGACATGAGCCCGAGCGCGGCCGGGCCGGGGGTGCTGCTGGGCTTCGTCGACCCGGCGCATTTCGACGACGAGGAACCGCGGGTCCGGCGCGAACGGACGTTGGCCGGATTCGCCCGACTGTTCGGTGAGCGGGCCCGCCACCCGGTCGACTATCTCGATCAGCGTTGGGGCGCAGAGGAATTCGCGCCCGGTGGACCGACCGCCGCGGTTCCGGCCGGATCGTGGACCGGCGTCGGGCCGTGGTTGCGCAAGCCGCTGGGGCCGATCTTCTGGGCCGGGACAGAAACTTCGGATGTCTGGCCCGGCTACCTCGACGGCGCCGTGCGCGCGGGTCACCGTGCCGCCGACGAGGTTTCGGCCTGGCTCGCTCGGCCCGTCTAG